The following coding sequences lie in one Arachis ipaensis cultivar K30076 chromosome B03, Araip1.1, whole genome shotgun sequence genomic window:
- the LOC110269960 gene encoding uncharacterized protein LOC110269960: MRTLVSSRIVETNSDYDISVKQENSLSSGIPSAEKQETDAASNTSKSQISERINHDEDQHRPKRKLIEEDLNISIEATLQEGPSVTIINCQQTNDKRVQHIDVSNAVLKASTDSYQKLPWDKVNGKLEDGESSSKKLKSGLTDIYGSCSSGGRESSNGSFMARANHPGTFSSVEDLGTMERTFFPVDSHKKNDSQLMLNGMPLEGSCEYEGQFQVGIPNLELALGGKIKPQPLPVPAPPHKGMFPFLVGAVDKKNNQKKPPEVVGDEQEGDNSVAASLSLSLSFPSSNKEPVKPAPKAEHSTDGHHVNTPFLLFGRYTDK; the protein is encoded by the coding sequence ATGAGAACACTTGTAAGTAGCAGGATTGTGGAAACAAATAGTGACTATGACATTTCAGTCAAGCAAGAGAACTCTCTGTCTTCAGGGATTCCTTCTGCCGAGAAACAAGAGACAGATGCTGCAAGCAATACCTCTAAAAGTCAAATTTCAGAGAGAATTAACCATGATGAAGATCAACATAGGCCTAAAAGGAAACTGATAGAAGAAGATCTCAATATTAGCATAGAGGCAACGCTTCAAGAAGGCCCATCTGTAACAATCATAAACTGTCAGCAAACCAATGATAAAAGAGTTCAGCATATAGATGTTTCAAATGCAGTTTTGAAGGCTTCCACAGATAGTTATCAGAAATTGCCTTGGGATAAGGTCAATGGAAAATTGGAAGATGGAGAAAGTTCCAGCAAGAAGCTCAAGTCAGGTTTAACTGATATTTATGGAAGTTGTAGTTCAGGAGGTAGGGAATCTTCCAATGGCAGTTTTATGGCCCGTGCAAACCATCCTGGTACCTTCTCTTCAGTTGAGGACCTTGGAACCATGGAAAGAACCTTCTTTCCCGTTGATTCGCATAAGAAAAATGACTCACAATTGATGCTCAACGGCATGCCACTGGAGGGGTCTTGTGAGTATGAGGGTCAATTTCAAGTTGGGATTCCAAATCTAGAGCTTGCTTTGGGGGGCAAAATAAAACCACAGCCACTGCCAGTTCCAGCGCCGCCCCATAAGGGTATGTTCCCTTTTCTCGTCGGAGCTGTAGACAAGAAAAATAACCAGAAAAAACCACCTGAAGTAGTTGGGGATGAGCAAGAGGGCGACAACAGTGTTGCTGCATCTCTTTCGCTGTCTCTATCATTCCCATCATCAAATAAGGAACCTGTCAAACCTGCTCCAAAAGCTGAACATTCGACTGATGGGCATCATGTGAATACTCCGTTTCTCCTTTTTGGGAGATACACAGACAAATAA
- the LOC107629626 gene encoding uncharacterized protein LOC107629626 isoform X1 — MIQNADMKLESGTCNVCSAPCSSCIHLSRALTRPKAKEFSDENCHLGEANLFSTDEGDQSSRRSRTCERLNHASSETGNMLGVNSCHESMSENAESTRALSEKYRDAKFLEGLDDNASCISRTSDADLIPVINGNTAVLSTRVYPKSESDSDSDVGNVKDKNHKVPVRDGLHEKQGEQVKSPVKPEAHSEDESDDSDVEHDVKVCDICGDAGREELLAVCSRCSDGAEHTYCMREMLEKVPEGDWLCEECKYAQETENQKLGKINSTAHISGKRPLESEELAKAAKKQALESNIGSPKGSSPKRVFPLSRESSFKNLDKGKLNSGYHSSICNHPHGSDRELARSLSAGPRSQTTKSTLLKSNSFNTNSNPRVKLVDEVPQKKKGGSEHASKNSETPRQMISKSTSFKSSNLSRSSATESKVKMLTSKSRSTQDLKGSRLTKESDRKFLSRVDQPVVCSTISKPIGDHKLSPHGETSKPSAVNNRECKGNPDVRSNSLSKNNINRKSSAPLFSAERIATSGEETQLDGPPQSREFSNQIDNTKDSSSDHVSSGLTNASGSSVFHKSKDFGHATECRGVANREEFSLEGSTTAPNSSKDKIHKDNRLKAAIQAALLRRPEICKKKEVPDRTDEFSTSGTDLNSEVSSQDQAIVINTPKNILSTEETKARQEILHNPTFETPSSNGSKPVSFGPIQPRKLESVGPDPGNPVVRDFQNQALAVSSVLSQIAAFPEHQFIWQGVFQVHRYGKLPNLYTGIQAHLSTCASPKVLEVVNKFLPEVSLDEVSRLSTWPSQFHQGRAREDNIALYFFAKDIESYKRHYKGLLDHMIRNDLALKGSFDGVELLIFPSNQLPENSQRWNMLFFLWGVFRGHRMNNFDSARKVCIPSLNVVPVEKDFPTSVMNLSETHSSLKRMDEQSIACGSTGSAVLPSTSIGEGPNVFHGDFDIKETSDEACLGSQVNLHRQDTRINTESTLEIPSSSGQLCQELHSAGSSPKDGQQRVPTPPEAMRTLVSSRIVETNSDYDISVKQENSLSSGIPSAEKQETDAASNTSKSQISERINHDEDQHRPKRKLIEEDLNISIEATLQEGPSVTIINCQQTNDKRVQHIDVSNAVLKASTDSYQKLPWDKVNGKLEDGESSSKKLKSGLTDIYGSCSSGGRESSNGSFMARANHPGTFSSVEDLGTMERTFFPVDSHKKNDSQLMLNGMPLEGSCEYEGQFQVGIPNLELALGGKIKPQPLPVPAPPHKGMFPFLVGAVDKKNNQKKPPEVVGDEQEGDNSVAASLSLSLSFPSSNKEPVKPAPKAEHSTDGHHVNTPFLLFGRYTDK, encoded by the exons CTGAAAGCACACGAGCTTTATCAGAGAAGTACCGGGATGCCAAATTTTTAGAAGGTCTTGATGACAATGCTTCTTGTATCAGTAGAACCAGTGATGCTGATTTAATACCTGTTATTAATGGCAATACTGCTGTGCTTTCGACAAGAGTATATCCAAAGTCAGAATCAGATTCAGATAGTGATGTTGGTAATGTGAAAGACAAAAATCATAAAGTTCCAGTCCGTGATGGACTGCATGAGAAGCAAGGGGAGCAGGTTAAATCACCAGTCAAGCCTGAAGCTCACTCTGAAGATGAGAGTGATGACTCAGATGTTGAGCATGAT GTAAAAGTTTGTGACATCTGTGGGGATGCTGGTCGGGAGGAGCTACTTGCAGTATGTAGCAGGTGCAGTGATGGTGCAGAGCACAC CTATTGCATGCGAGAAATGCTTGAAAAGGTTCCAGAAGGAGACTGGTTATGTGAAGAATGCAAATATGCTCAGGAGACTGAAAATCAAAAGCTGG GTAAAATTAATTCAACTGCACATATCTCTGGAAAAAGGCCTCTTGAAAGTGAAGAATTGGCTAAGGCAGCAAAAAAGCAAGCTCTTGAGTCAAACATTGGGTCACCAAAGGGTTCAAGCCCCAAGAGAGTATTTCCACTGTCACGAGAGTCTTCATTCAAGAACCTTGATAAGGGAAAGTTGAATTCTGGTTACCACAGCTCCATTTGTAATCACCCTCATGGCAGTGACAGAGAACTTGCTCGCTCTCTTTCAGCTGGTCCTCGAAGTCAAACAACAAAGA GTACATTGTTGAAGTCAAATTCATTCAATACGAATTCCAACCCAAGAGTCAAACTTGTTGATGAAGTCCCACAAAAGAAGAAAGGGGGCAGCGAACATGCTTCTAAGAATAGTGAGACACCAAGGCAAATGATTAGCAAATCTACATCATTCAAATCATCGAATTTGAGCCGTTCAAGTGCCACTGAATCAAAAGTTAAAATGCTTACTTCTAAGTCTAGATCCACACAGGACCTGAAAGGATCAAGACTAACAAAAGAATCTGACAGGAAATTTCTCTCTAGGGTTGATCAGCCTGTGGTTTGTTCAACCATTTCCAAACCTATAGGTGACCATAAGCTTTCCCCTCATGGTGAGACCAGTAAACCTTCTGCAGTTAACAATCGAGAGTGTAAGGGCAACCCAGATGTGAGATCAAATTCATTATCTAAGAATAATATAAACCGCAAGAGTTCGGCACCTTTATTTAGTGCAG AAAGAATAGCAACCAGTGGTGAAGAAACTCAATTGGATGGGCCGCCTCAATCAAGagaattttcaaatcaaattgatAATACCAAAGATAGTTCTAGTGATCATGTGAGCTCTGGTCTTACTAATGCTTCTGGAAGCTCAGTCTTTCACAAAAGTAAGGATTTTGGCCATGCAACAGAATGTCGCGGGGTTGCTAATAGAGAAGAATTCAGCCTCGAAGGATCAACCACTGCCCCAAACAGTTCAAAAGACAAAATACATAAAGATAATAGACTGAAAGCTGCAATCCAGGCAGCTTTGCTTAGAAGGCCTGAAATATGCAAGAAGAAAGAAGTACCTGATCGAACTGATGAATTTTCTACATCAGGCACAGACTTGAATTCAGAAGTCAGTTCTCAGGATCAGGCGATTGTTATCAACACACCAAAGAATATTCTTTCTACTGAAGAAACAAAAGCGAGGCAGGAGATCCTTCACAACCCAACATTTGAAACTCCATCTTCCAATGGTTCGAAGCCAGTTAGCTTTGGTCCAATACAGCCAAGAAAGTTAGAATCTGTTGGTCCTGATCCTGGAAATCCTGTAGTGAGAGATTTCCAGAATCAAGCTTTGGCTGTCTCAAGTGTTCTTTCACAGATAGCAGCCTTTCCAGAACATCAATTCATCTGGCA AGGTGTCTTTCAAGTGCACAGATATGGAAAGCTACCTAACTTGTATACTGGAATTCAAGCACATTTATCCACATGTGCATCCCCCAAGGTTCTTGAGGTAGTGAACAAGTTTCTACCTGAAGTTTCCCTCGATGAAGTTTCTCGCTTGAGCACTTGGCCTTCACAATTTCATCAAGGCAGGGCTAGGGAAGATAATATCGCTCTTTACTTTTTTGCCAAAGACATTGAAAG TTATAAGAGACACTACAAGGGTCTACTGGATCACATGATTAGAAATGATTTAGCACTTAAAGGAAGTTTTGATGGTGTTGAACTTCTCATATTCCCATCTAATCAGCTTCCTGAAAATTCTCAGC GTTGGAATATGCTGTTTTTCTTATGGGGTGTATTTAGAGGACATAGGATGAATAATTTTGACTCTGCAAGAAAGGTTTGTATTCCCAGTTTGAACGTGGTGCCAGTTGAGAAGGATTTTCCAACTTCTGTCATGAATTTGTCTGAAACCCACAGCTCACTGAAGCGGATGGATGAACAATCAATTGCTTGTGGTAGCACAGGCAGTGCAGTTCTCCCTTCCACTTCCATAGGTGAAGGCCCTAATGTTTTCCATGGGGATTTTGATATCAAAGAAACTAGTGACGAGGCATGTTTGGGTTCACAAGTAAACTTACATAGGCAAGATACTAGAATCAACACTGAATCTACATTGGAGATTCCTTCAAGCAGTGGTCAGTTGTGCCAAGAATTGCATTCCGCAGGTTCATCCCCG AAAGATGGACAGCAGAGAGTCCCCACACCTCCTGAAGCAATGAGAACACTTGTAAGTAGCAGGATTGTGGAAACAAATAGTGACTATGACATTTCAGTCAAGCAAGAGAACTCTCTGTCTTCAGGGATTCCTTCTGCCGAGAAACAAGAGACAGATGCTGCAAGCAATACCTCTAAAAGTCAAATTTCAGAGAGAATTAACCATGATGAAGATCAACATAGGCCTAAAAGGAAACTGATAGAAGAAGATCTCAATATTAGCATAGAGGCAACGCTTCAAGAAGGCCCATCTGTAACAATCATAAACTGTCAGCAAACCAATGATAAAAGAGTTCAGCATATAGATGTTTCAAATGCAGTTTTGAAGGCTTCCACAGATAGTTATCAGAAATTGCCTTGGGATAAGGTCAATGGAAAATTGGAAGATGGAGAAAGTTCCAGCAAGAAGCTCAAGTCAGGTTTAACTGATATTTATGGAAGTTGTAGTTCAGGAGGTAGGGAATCTTCCAATGGCAGTTTTATGGCCCGTGCAAACCATCCTGGTACCTTCTCTTCAGTTGAGGACCTTGGAACCATGGAAAGAACCTTCTTTCCCGTTGATTCGCATAAGAAAAATGACTCACAATTGATGCTCAACGGCATGCCACTGGAGGGGTCTTGTGAGTATGAGGGTCAATTTCAAGTTGGGATTCCAAATCTAGAGCTTGCTTTGGGGGGCAAAATAAAACCACAGCCACTGCCAGTTCCAGCGCCGCCCCATAAGGGTATGTTCCCTTTTCTCGTCGGAGCTGTAGACAAGAAAAATAACCAGAAAAAACCACCTGAAGTAGTTGGGGATGAGCAAGAGGGCGACAACAGTGTTGCTGCATCTCTTTCGCTGTCTCTATCATTCCCATCATCAAATAAGGAACCTGTCAAACCTGCTCCAAAAGCTGAACATTCGACTGATGGGCATCATGTGAATACTCCGTTTCTCCTTTTTGGGAGATACACAGACAAATAA
- the LOC107629626 gene encoding uncharacterized protein LOC107629626 isoform X2, whose translation MIQNADMKLESGTCNVCSAPCSSCIHLSRALTRPKAKEFSDENCHLGEANLFSTDEGDQSSRRSRTCERLNHASSETGNMLGVNSCHESMSENAESTRALSEKYRDAKFLEGLDDNASCISRTSDADLIPVINGNTAVLSTRVYPKSESDSDSDVGNVKDKNHKVPVRDGLHEKQGEQVKSPVKPEAHSEDESDDSDVEHDVKVCDICGDAGREELLAVCSRCSDGAEHTYCMREMLEKVPEGDWLCEECKYAQETENQKLGKINSTAHISGKRPLESEELAKAAKKQALESNIGSPKGSSPKRVFPLSRESSFKNLDKGKLNSGYHSSICNHPHGSDRELARSLSAGPRSQTTKSTLLKSNSFNTNSNPRVKLVDEVPQKKKGGSEHASKNSETPRQMISKSTSFKSSNLSRSSATESKVKMLTSKSRSTQDLKGSRLTKESDRKFLSRVDQPVVCSTISKPIGDHKLSPHGETSKPSAVNNRECKGNPDVRSNSLSKNNINRKSSAPLFSAERIATSGEETQLDGPPQSREFSNQIDNTKDSSSDHVSSGLTNASGSSVFHKSKDFGHATECRGVANREEFSLEGSTTAPNSSKDKIHKDNRLKAAIQAALLRRPEICKKKEVPDRTDEFSTSGTDLNSEVSSQDQAIVINTPKNILSTEETKARQEILHNPTFETPSSNGSKPVSFGPIQPRKLESVGPDPGNPVVRDFQNQALAVSSVLSQIAAFPEHQFIWQGVFQVHRYGKLPNLYTGIQAHLSTCASPKVLEVVNKFLPEVSLDEVSRLSTWPSQFHQGRAREDNIALYFFAKDIESYKRHYKGLLDHMIRNDLALKGSFDGVELLIFPSNQLPENSQRWNMLFFLWGVFRGHRMNNFDSARKVCIPSLNVVPVEKDFPTSVMNLSETHSSLKRMDEQSIACGSTGSAVLPSTSIGEGPNVFHGDFDIKETSDEACLGSQVNLHRQDTRINTESTLEIPSSSGQLCQELHSAGSSPNVYSGYLVLLASYN comes from the exons CTGAAAGCACACGAGCTTTATCAGAGAAGTACCGGGATGCCAAATTTTTAGAAGGTCTTGATGACAATGCTTCTTGTATCAGTAGAACCAGTGATGCTGATTTAATACCTGTTATTAATGGCAATACTGCTGTGCTTTCGACAAGAGTATATCCAAAGTCAGAATCAGATTCAGATAGTGATGTTGGTAATGTGAAAGACAAAAATCATAAAGTTCCAGTCCGTGATGGACTGCATGAGAAGCAAGGGGAGCAGGTTAAATCACCAGTCAAGCCTGAAGCTCACTCTGAAGATGAGAGTGATGACTCAGATGTTGAGCATGAT GTAAAAGTTTGTGACATCTGTGGGGATGCTGGTCGGGAGGAGCTACTTGCAGTATGTAGCAGGTGCAGTGATGGTGCAGAGCACAC CTATTGCATGCGAGAAATGCTTGAAAAGGTTCCAGAAGGAGACTGGTTATGTGAAGAATGCAAATATGCTCAGGAGACTGAAAATCAAAAGCTGG GTAAAATTAATTCAACTGCACATATCTCTGGAAAAAGGCCTCTTGAAAGTGAAGAATTGGCTAAGGCAGCAAAAAAGCAAGCTCTTGAGTCAAACATTGGGTCACCAAAGGGTTCAAGCCCCAAGAGAGTATTTCCACTGTCACGAGAGTCTTCATTCAAGAACCTTGATAAGGGAAAGTTGAATTCTGGTTACCACAGCTCCATTTGTAATCACCCTCATGGCAGTGACAGAGAACTTGCTCGCTCTCTTTCAGCTGGTCCTCGAAGTCAAACAACAAAGA GTACATTGTTGAAGTCAAATTCATTCAATACGAATTCCAACCCAAGAGTCAAACTTGTTGATGAAGTCCCACAAAAGAAGAAAGGGGGCAGCGAACATGCTTCTAAGAATAGTGAGACACCAAGGCAAATGATTAGCAAATCTACATCATTCAAATCATCGAATTTGAGCCGTTCAAGTGCCACTGAATCAAAAGTTAAAATGCTTACTTCTAAGTCTAGATCCACACAGGACCTGAAAGGATCAAGACTAACAAAAGAATCTGACAGGAAATTTCTCTCTAGGGTTGATCAGCCTGTGGTTTGTTCAACCATTTCCAAACCTATAGGTGACCATAAGCTTTCCCCTCATGGTGAGACCAGTAAACCTTCTGCAGTTAACAATCGAGAGTGTAAGGGCAACCCAGATGTGAGATCAAATTCATTATCTAAGAATAATATAAACCGCAAGAGTTCGGCACCTTTATTTAGTGCAG AAAGAATAGCAACCAGTGGTGAAGAAACTCAATTGGATGGGCCGCCTCAATCAAGagaattttcaaatcaaattgatAATACCAAAGATAGTTCTAGTGATCATGTGAGCTCTGGTCTTACTAATGCTTCTGGAAGCTCAGTCTTTCACAAAAGTAAGGATTTTGGCCATGCAACAGAATGTCGCGGGGTTGCTAATAGAGAAGAATTCAGCCTCGAAGGATCAACCACTGCCCCAAACAGTTCAAAAGACAAAATACATAAAGATAATAGACTGAAAGCTGCAATCCAGGCAGCTTTGCTTAGAAGGCCTGAAATATGCAAGAAGAAAGAAGTACCTGATCGAACTGATGAATTTTCTACATCAGGCACAGACTTGAATTCAGAAGTCAGTTCTCAGGATCAGGCGATTGTTATCAACACACCAAAGAATATTCTTTCTACTGAAGAAACAAAAGCGAGGCAGGAGATCCTTCACAACCCAACATTTGAAACTCCATCTTCCAATGGTTCGAAGCCAGTTAGCTTTGGTCCAATACAGCCAAGAAAGTTAGAATCTGTTGGTCCTGATCCTGGAAATCCTGTAGTGAGAGATTTCCAGAATCAAGCTTTGGCTGTCTCAAGTGTTCTTTCACAGATAGCAGCCTTTCCAGAACATCAATTCATCTGGCA AGGTGTCTTTCAAGTGCACAGATATGGAAAGCTACCTAACTTGTATACTGGAATTCAAGCACATTTATCCACATGTGCATCCCCCAAGGTTCTTGAGGTAGTGAACAAGTTTCTACCTGAAGTTTCCCTCGATGAAGTTTCTCGCTTGAGCACTTGGCCTTCACAATTTCATCAAGGCAGGGCTAGGGAAGATAATATCGCTCTTTACTTTTTTGCCAAAGACATTGAAAG TTATAAGAGACACTACAAGGGTCTACTGGATCACATGATTAGAAATGATTTAGCACTTAAAGGAAGTTTTGATGGTGTTGAACTTCTCATATTCCCATCTAATCAGCTTCCTGAAAATTCTCAGC GTTGGAATATGCTGTTTTTCTTATGGGGTGTATTTAGAGGACATAGGATGAATAATTTTGACTCTGCAAGAAAGGTTTGTATTCCCAGTTTGAACGTGGTGCCAGTTGAGAAGGATTTTCCAACTTCTGTCATGAATTTGTCTGAAACCCACAGCTCACTGAAGCGGATGGATGAACAATCAATTGCTTGTGGTAGCACAGGCAGTGCAGTTCTCCCTTCCACTTCCATAGGTGAAGGCCCTAATGTTTTCCATGGGGATTTTGATATCAAAGAAACTAGTGACGAGGCATGTTTGGGTTCACAAGTAAACTTACATAGGCAAGATACTAGAATCAACACTGAATCTACATTGGAGATTCCTTCAAGCAGTGGTCAGTTGTGCCAAGAATTGCATTCCGCAGGTTCATCCCCG AATGTGTACAGTGGTTATTTGGTGCTCCTAGCCTCCTACAATTAA